TGCGCTCGAGCGGGGCGAAGCTGTCAAGCTCTCCGGTTTCGGCAACTTCCAGCTGCGCGACAAGCCGCAGCGGCCGGGCCGTAACCCGAAAACGGGCGAAGAGATTCCGATCACGGCGCGCCGCGTCGTGACCTTCCATGCCAGCCAGAAGCTGAAGGGCATGGTGGAAGAAAGTGCCGCGCTGGCACGCGCAGCCTGATTAAAGGGAAGGCATGAACGATCGCCTCAGCAAGACCGAACTGGTCAGCTTGCCGCCGATTCCGGCCAAGCGTTATTTCACGATCGGCGAGGTCAGCGAACTGTGCGGTGTGAAGCCGCACGTGCTGCGCTATTGGGAGCAGGAATTTACCCAACTCAAGCCAGTCAAGCGTCGCGGCAACCGCCGTTATTACCAGCACCACGAAGTACTGTTGATCCGCCGTATCCGCGAACTGCTGTACGAGCAGGGCTTCACGATCAGTGGCGCGCGCAACAAGCTCGACAGTCGCGGCAGCGCCGGCCAGGAAGCGTATGATGACAACACGCCGCCGCCGCCGCCGCCGCTCGACCGGGAAATGATCCGCAGCGAACTGCTTGCGATCCTCAGCCTGTTGAAGTAAACGCAGCGCCGCCGGGCGCCGCCGGGGTCTATTATTTTGCAATCATTGTCTCTCCGTGTAGGCGCGACAATGGGTCAGAACGTTAAATGTTTGGTGTTACAATATCAACGTTAAAATTCTGTTAGTGAAAATACAGACGCTCGGCGAGCGATCCAGTGCTAATTTCCCAAGCTAGGGATATACGAGGGAAACAATGATACGCGTTGCCATTTGTGACGATCACCAGATAGTACGAGCAGGCTTCAAACAGATCTTTTCGCAATCGGACGAGTTTTCGGTTGTGGCCGAAGGCAGTACCGGGCGCGAGGCACTGGACTTTGCGCGCCGTGAAATCTGCGACGTCCTGCTGCTCGATATCGCCATGCCCGACCAGAGTGGTATCGATACGCTGCGCACGATTCGCCAGGGCCAGCCGGACTTGCCGGTGCTGATCCTGTCCGGCTACCCGGCACAGCAATATGCACTCAATCTGTTCAAGATGGGCGCCAACGGCTACCTGAACAAGGAATGCGAGGCGGACGAGCTGATCACCGCCGTGCGCACCGTGTTCCAGGGCCGTCGCTATGTGAGCTCCCAGGTCGGCGAACTGCTGGCGCAGAGCTTCGACCGCGATCCCAACACGGCCCTGCATACGGAACTTTCCGACCGCGAGTTCCAGGTATTCCTGCGGCTGGCGCGCGGCGCCACGGTGTCCGATATCGGTACCGCGCTCTCGCTCAGCATCAAGACCGTGAGCACCTACCGCACCCGGATCATGGAAAAGATGGGCTTGCAGTCGAACAGTGACCTGACCTACTATGCAATGAAGAACAACCTGCTGGACTGACAGCGGTCCGCATTCATCGTCACCGCCAGCACCGGTCCTTGCGGACCGGGTCTGGCGGTTTGTTTTTATGGGCGCTGCCGCCGCGGGTAGCATATTTGTTGTTCCTGAGAGCAATATTCCTGCGCTGCAGCATTTCCATGAGGCATTAAAGACGTGGCCCGGCTATAATGACCTGCCCGCCATCCGCGTCAGCGAAGGATGCTTCAGGATGTATTTCACAGCCAAGGCAGCGCCGCAACACCGGCTGCCCCTCTACAAGACCGTTCTGTGCGTCACGTGCGCACTGATCCTCATCGTCAACGGCCTGTTCCTGTTCCACAATCTCGAGGCGTTGAAAAGCGCCAATGCGCAGGTGCTGCAAAGCTCGCGCGTGGCCGAACGCCTGCAGTACCTCGATGTGCTGGTGCAGGATGCCGAAAGCAGCATGCGCGGCTATTTCATTTCCGGTAACGAGGTGTACCTGGGCCCCACGCGCACGGTCCTGAACCAGACCGAAGCCGAAGTGCGCCAGCTGCAAAAGCTGCTGGCCGACAATCCCGCGCAGTTGAAGAACCTGGCGCAGCTGAACACGCTGGTGCGCCGCAAGCTGACGATGCTGAACCAGGCAGTCGAGGTCTACCACCATGGCGGGCTTGCCGAGATCGTCAATATCTCTCGCTACGGCGACGAGCGCAGCGGCATGGACGAGATCCGGCTGCAGACGGTCATCATGATCCAGGAGCAGAACGAAACGCTCGATGCCCGCAGTGCGCGTTTCTACGACGAGTACCACAAGGCGCTGATGCTGGGCATGGTGATCAATGCGGGCGCGATCATCGTGCTGGTGATGTTCTACCAGCTGGTGCGCCGCAGCTACGTGCGGCAGGCCGCCGTGGAACATGCGCTCCAGCAATCGAATGAAAACCTCGAAGCCATGGTGGCGCAGCGTACCGAGCAGCTGTCGGTGCTGTCGCGCCACCTGATCACCATCAGCGAGGATGAAAAGTCGCGCCTGTCGCGCGAATTGCACGATGAAATGGGTGCCAACCTCACGTCGATCAGCATGGATATCGGCGCCGTCACCCAGCAATTGCAGAAAACGCACCCGGAACTGGCGGCCCAGCTGAAGCGGGCGCGCGGCACGCTGGTCGAAACGGTGGAGCTGAAACGGCGCATCATCGAGGATCTGCGGCCGAGCCTGCTGGACAACCTGGGCCTGTGCGCCGCCCTCGACAGCTACACGGACGATTTCACCCGGATGACCAAGCTGCCGTGCGACACCGAAATCGGCGCAGAAGTGGATGGCATCGTGCGCGCCGGCGACGCCAGCCTGTCGATCGCACTGTTCCGCATCGTGCAGGAATCGCTGACCAATATCCGCAAATACGCGCAGGCCAGCGAAGTGTCGGTCACGTTGAAGCAAACGGAGGAGGGGCTGGTGCTGCGCATCATCGACGACGGCATCGGCATCGCATCGGATACGCTTGCCAAGCCGATGTCGCATGGCATCCTGGGCATGCGCGAACGGGCATTGCTGCTGGGGGGTACGCTGACGATCCGCCGCGGGCGCGGCGACAGGGGAACGTGCATCGAAGCGCGCATTCCGCTGGGGAATGGCGCCTCGGTGGAAGGAAGTCCGGTGAAACTGTCGCTCAGCAACCCGCTACGTCAACGAGCAGACGATCATATTCCGTCTTCGCCACCTTGTAGCACTCGCCGGCATAGCGTTCCAGTCCAGCACGATCCAGTACAGTGATATTGCCGCGGCGGTAGGTGATCAGGCCATCGTCCTGCAGCTTGCCGGCGGCGGCGGTGATGCTCTCGCGGCGTACGCCCAGCATGATGGAGATCATTTCCTGCGTCACTTTCAGCTCGTTCGATGGCGAACGGTCCAGGCGATCGAGCAGCCAGCGGCACAGTTTCTGTTCGATCGAGCTGTGGCGGCCGCCCACGGCGTTCTGCGCCATCTGGGCGAACAGCGCGGTGTTGTAGCGCATCAACAGCTGCGGCAGGGCGCCGCCCTGGTTGAAGGCGTCGCGCAGCGCCTGCGCCTTCAGGCGGTAACCGTAACCGGCGCTTTGCACGACAGCCGTGCACATGGCCCGTTCGCCCGGGAACATTGACACGCCGACCACGCCTTCATGGCCGACGACCGCGATTTCCGTGGTGGCACCGTCTTCCATCACATACAGCAGCGACACGATGGCGGTGGTGGGGAAGTACACGTTTTCGAGCTTGCTGCCGTATTCGAACAGCTCCTTGCCGAACGGCAGCTGCACCAGTTCCAGGTGTTCGAACAACGACTCCAGCACGTCGCGCGGCAAGGCGGCCAGCAATTCGTTTTGCTGGGTACCGCTATAGCTGATGACAGGCCTGGTGGCTTCCCGCGCGCCGCCGACGAGCGGCATCGTGGATTTTTCGGAAATGCCAAATTGAGTGTTGTTCATTTTATCCTCACGAGCTTAAGTACAGGAGTGCGTGCCGGTCGCTTCATTTATCGTTTGCGGTCATCGGTTAGATGCCGCACGGCGCCGATCGCGTTGGTAGTACTTTAAGTTCTTATGTAGGTAACGAACATAAGACGGGTTTCCGCCGGGGTGTAGGCTCGTGTGATCACCCCATGTCAGCCTAGTCCTACGGCAACTATCTATTTTCATACCAAAATGCGCAACAGCCCGGCGCACGATTGCGAGGCACCCCCGTCTTGCTGGCTGGAGAGCGAGGCCCAGCCTTGGTTCCCCTGTATTTCCAGCTATCCGTACGGCAGCGAACATTGCTGTGGGAAATAGACAGCCTGACAGGCGAAAACGGTCGAGCAGAGCATCACGGATGAGCGATTCGTCCTGGACGAGGTGTCCTCCTACAGGGGCTTGAAGTCGTGGCTCGACAGTAGGCGTGTTCATATGGCCGGGAAGAAAATGGCATCGACGCCAATACACATGCAATACAAATAAGACCCTCTTGCCCTGGACTAGTTCAATCCGATGATGGACGGCCGGATTTCGTCATGTGTTTCCACTATTACCTGTTTCATTTAAGTAATTAATACCGCTGCGTTCCCACAACAAACATTTGGCGAACCTGATTTCAGTGACATTTCCCGGTGGAAAATCTCTTCAAAACGCACTAAACTTGCCGTACATCAATACGAGGTTCCCCATGACGCGTTCGCAAGCCGGTTTCACCCTGATCGAAGTGCTGGTCACCGTCGTGATCGTCGGCATACTGTCCGCCGTGGCGATCCCGGCATATTCGGGCCACGTCACGCGCTCGCGCACCGCCGAGGCGTTCACGGCGCTGGGTGCGGCGCAGGCGAATGCGGAACAGTTCTGGGGCAACAACCGCACGTATGCCGGGTACGACGGCGCCAGTGCCTTTCCCGCTGCTACGCCCAATTTCACCTACGCGCTGAGCAACGCCACCGCGTCCACGTTCACGATCACCGCGACCGGCCGTGCCAGGATGACCGGTTTTACGTACACGATCGACCAGAACGGCACCCGCGCCACCACGGCCACGGCGGGCTGGGGCACCAACACGGCGTGCTGGGTCGACAAGAAGGGCGGTCAATGCTCCAGCTGAAGCCCCGGCTGCGCAAAGGCGGCTACACGCTGATCGAGGTGATGGTGGGTGTCGCCATCCTCGGCATCCTGCTGGCCGTGGGCATTCCCAACATGACGGACTGGATCGCCGCCAACAAGGCCCGCGCGGCCTCCGGGTTCTACCTGGACGGCCTGTCGATGGCCCGCCGCCAGGCCGTCGTACACAATGCGCGCAGCCGTTTCATACTCACGCCGGGCACCAACGGCCAATTCGACTGGCAGGTGGACCTGTGCTTCCCGGTGCCGGGCACCCCGTGCGCGGACGACGAGGGCAACTGGTCGACCACGGCCGCCGCATCGGCCGGCGATCCCGAGGGGACCGCCGGCTTCCGCTCGGTGTTCCGCTCCGCCGCATCGCTGCCGCCGTCGAGCGTGCTGGTGCCATCCGTGGCGCCGGCCGGGGCCAGCGCGGTGTATTTCACGGAGCTGGGCTGGGTCGATACGACGATCGCCGGCCGCCTGGCGCGGCTGCGCCTGGACCCGTCGGGCGCGCTGGCCGGCGATGTGCGCGCCGCCGCGGTGGCCGTCACGCTGGCCGGCATGGCCGCCCAGTGCAATCCGGCCGCAGCCGTACCCGATTCGCGGGCCTGTCCGCCATGAACCGCATGATCCGCCGCCAGCAGGGCGTGGCGCTGCTCGAAGCGCTGGTCGCCGTCGTCATCCTGGCGCTCGGCCTGCTGGGCACGATCGGGCTGCAGGCGCGTTCGTACTCGGCCCTGGCCGATTCGGCGATGCGGGCCGAAGCCACGCTGGCGGCCGACCGCCTGGTCGGCATCATGAACAACGACGTGGCCAACCTTGCCGCCTACCAGGTGGCGCTCGACGCCACCGCGCCGGCGGCGCTGGCCGCGTGGGCAAGCGAAACGTCCGCCGCGATGCCCGGCGCGCGCTACAGTGTCGCCGTGGTGCCCGAGGCGGACCGCACCCGTGTCGAAGTCGCGCTCCACTGGCGCCGCAAGCAGGGCGATGCGGACAGCCGGCATCTCGTCACCGCCTACATAAGATGAAGCGGCCGATGCACACAGCACGGCCACGGCAGCGCGGCTTTTCGATCGTCGAGCTGATGGTCTCCGTCGTCATCGGGCTGCTGGCGGTGATGTTCGCCACGCGGCTGATGGTCAACGGCGAGCAGAGCAAGGCCGCCTCGGTCGGCGGCTCGGATGCCATGCAGAACGGCATGCTGGCGCTGTTCTCGATCACCACCGATGCATCCCAGGCCGGCTGGGGCCTGAACGACGACCTGCTCAACGGCTGCAACACGCGCATGACGGATACACAAGGTTTCGCGCTGGCCGCCGCCATGCGCGACGGCGCCGCGATCACGCCGCTGGCGCCGGCGGTGATCGCCGACGGCGGCCAGGGCTCCGATTCCCTGACACTGTATTCCGGCACCGGCCTGGCCGGCGTCGGCTCCACGCGCGTCTGGCAGAACTACATCGGCGGCACATCGATCGGCGTCGACAGCGTCGCGCCCTTCGGCTTCAACCAGGGCGACGTCATCGTCGTCGCGCCGGAGCCGGCCGGCGCCGGCTGCACGCTGGCGCAGATCTCGGCGGCGCCCGCCGCCAGCACGCTGCAGATCGCCGCCGGCGCCGCATACCGCTACAACACGGGCAACCTGGGCACCAACTACAACGGCGGGCAGGCGCGCGTGTTCAACCTCGGCGCGGCGGGCAAGCTGTCGTTCCACACCTGGTCGGTGGCGAACGGCGTGCTGCAACTGCGCGCCACCGACCTGGCGGGCACCGGCGGCCAGCCGCAGGCCGTGGTCGGCAACGTGGTCGCGCTGAAGGCGCAATATGGTTTCGACACCCGCGCCGGCACCGCCTTCGCGCCGAAAGGCGGCATGAAGGTCGGGCGCTGGAGCGCGGCGATGATCGATGCGGACGGCGACGGCAGCACCGGCGCGGCCGGCGACTGGCAGCGCATCGCCGCCCTGCGGATCGCCGTGATCGCCCGCAGCGCGGTGCCCGAGCGCCCCGCGACGCGGCAGGCCACCTGCACGGCCACCACCGCGCCGCTGACGGTGTTCGGCAGCGCCGTGCCGGCAGGCGTGAACGCCAGCCCGGCCCAGGTGGCGCTGGCGGTGCCGAACGATACCGTGAGCTGGACCTGTTACCGTTACCGCGTGTTCGAAACGATCGTGCCGATCCGTAACGCCGGGTGGCGGCCATGAGGCATGCGCACATCCAGCGCGGCATCGCGCTCCCGGTCATGCTGATCATGCTCGTGGTGATGATGGTCAGCAGCATCTACCTGCTGCGCTCCACCAACTCGACGGCGCTGACGGCATCGAACCTGGCCTACGAGGATGCGCTGTCGAAAGCTGCCGACCTGGGCATCCATACGGCGTACAACTGGCTGAACAGCCTGCCGAACAAGAACGTGCTGTACAACGACGTACCCGCCGCCGGCTACGTAGCCACGGTCAACCCGGGGGCGGGGCAGGGCGTGTCCAATCCGGCATTCTGGAACGGCGCCGTCACCGTGTGGGATGCCGGCCGGCGCAACCAGGTGCAGTACGTGATCCACCGCATGTGCCAGTTCACCGGCGCCTACAATGCGGTCAATCCGGCCAACAACTGCACGCTCACGGCGGCGCGCCAGAACCTGCAGGCCAGAACACGGGCCGGCGACAGCCTGTCTTCCGATGCGCCGGCCTACCAGGGCAAGCCGCAGCTGCACTACCTGATCACCGCGCGGATCACCGGCGCGCGCGGCGGCAATGTGATGAACCAGGCCGTGGTCATGATGGGCCCGTAGCAGGGATACGAAGCGATGATGAATTATTTGACCCGACTGCTGTTGCTCGCGCTGGCGTGCCTGCCCGGCCTGCCGCAGGCCGCCACCACGAATATCGCCCAGGTGCCGCTGCTGAACATCGCCGGCACCGGCACCGTCAAGCCGAACCTGATGCTGCTGTTCGATAACTCCGGCTCGATGGACCAGACCTACACGCCGGACTACGTGAACGACAACCTGTGCCGCTCGCGCCTCACGCTGTCCGCCGGCATCACCTCGTGCAACGTCGGCCATCCGCCGTTCATGAGCCCGGACTTCAACCGCCAGTACTACAACCCGCGCATCCGCTACCAGGCGCCGATCCAGTGGGACGGCACGTATTACCCGGACATGACGGCCGCGCAGACGGCCAGCTGGACCAGCGTGCCCAGCGACGGCTTCGGCCGCAGCAACACCAACCTGTATGGCGTTTCCGACAACGCCATCAACCTGGTCACGGGCTTTCCCGACCTGAAGTGGTGCAACGCCAGCGACGAAACGGATTGCCGCGTCAACACCGCCACCTACACTTACCCGGACAACAGCTTCTACAACGCGGCCGCCATCAGCGGCGGCCCGTACTACTACAACATCACCGTGTCCGAATACTGCCGCGACGAGCGGCTCACCTCGTGCACGTCGGTGGCGGCCGGTGCCGCCGCGCCGGCCGGCTACCCGGTGGCGGCCACCGTGCGCTGGTGCAGCAACCGCGCGCTGACCACGTGCCAGGCCAAGCGGGTGGGCAGCTACGTGTATCCCAAGTATTCGACGCCGCCGTCGTCGGCCATCGCGCACGGCACGATCACGCTCGGTACCACGCTTTCCACGTCGGCGATGCAGATCGCCTCGGTCACCGTCATCAACCCGGCGGCGCCGGATTCGCCGATCACGATCAGCAACGGCACCGTCAACGCGGCGAACGGCACCACCACGGCGGCGCGCCAGCAGGCACTGGCCATCCAAGTCGCGGCCGGCATCATCGCGCGTACCGGCCTGGGTGCCAACTCCTACTGGGCCTGCGTGCGCACGCCGACCGGCGCGCCGTCCGTGCCAGCCTGTTCATCGCTCGGCATCGCGCTCACATCGGACAACGTGGTGGCCGTCATCCCCGTCAATTGCGCGGGCAGCACCAAGTCGCTGACGAACTGCAGCACCATCCGCGAAGACTCCGCGCTGAACACGCGGCAGGGCTGGGGGCTGGAAGTGGATGCGCCTTCGGTGCAGACCACGCCGGCCACCACCGGCCAGCCGCCCACCGCGCTGCTGCGCATCGGCGGCAGCGGCTCGATGCGCAACAACGGCAGCATCACCAATATCAAGCTGGGTTCCACGCAAATCACAGGTACCGTGGCGCTGAAGAACATGTCGGCGGCGCAGTCGGCGGTGGCGATCGTGCAGGCGATCAATGCCTATGCCACACGCGCCACGCACCGCGCCTACCTGGGCGGCGACGCCACCACCGGCGTGTGCGCCAACGAGCCGTCCACCACGGTGTGCGTGGTGAACATCAACGCCACGGCGAATGGCGCGGCGCTGACCGGCAGCGTGGCGAACAACAACAACGTGGCGTTCAGCACCGTCGCCGCCACCAGTATCGTCGAAGGCATTCCGGTCACGGCCACCGCGCTGTCGTCGGCCCCGAATGCGTTCTCGCGCGTCAACATCGTGGCGGGCCGCACCTATCCGAAGGCGGCCGCGCGCGGCGACTGCGTGGCGCAGACCTCGGTCTGCACCTACGACGAGGAAATGACCAACTTCGCCAACTGGTATGCGTATTACAAGAACCGGCTGCAGATGATGAAGACATCGGTCGGCATCGCCTTCGCCGCGATCAACGCCAACTACCGGGTCGGCTTCGTGCGGCTGTCGCAGGCGGGCGCCGGCAGCGCGATCGACCTGAAGCCGGCCGACTTCACCGGCACCGCGCGCAGCACCTGGTACAGCACGCTGTACAACGTGACCAGCAGCGGCTCCACGCCGATCCGCACCGCGCTGGACAACGTGGGCCGCATGTTTTCCAACAAGACTCCCTACAACTACGGCTCGGGGCAGGAAGTGGTGCAGTTCCCCTGCCAGCAGAATTTCACCATCCTCACCACCGACGGCTACTGGAACGGCAGCTCCACCGACAACGTGGAAAGCAACGACAACCAGGAAAACGCGGCGCGCTTCTGCACCTGGGGGCGGGGCTGCGTCGATACGCGCAGCCAGTCGCAGCCGTCGATCTCCGACGTGGCGCTGCACTGGTATAACGGCGGATCGTCGACGACGACCGTTTCGCTCCGCCCGGACCTGGAGCCGGACATGACGAAGCCCGGCCAGGTGCCGGCCGCCGAAGGCGAGAACACGCACCTGCACATGAACACCTACACGCTGGGCCTGGGCATGGATGGCGTGATGACCTACGAGGCGAACTACG
Above is a window of Pseudoduganella dura DNA encoding:
- a CDS encoding integration host factor subunit alpha, coding for MQVAKVRKEAELSLPTLTKAELAELLFEQVGLNKREAKDMVETFFDEIRNALERGEAVKLSGFGNFQLRDKPQRPGRNPKTGEEIPITARRVVTFHASQKLKGMVEESAALARAA
- a CDS encoding MerR family transcriptional regulator, with amino-acid sequence MNDRLSKTELVSLPPIPAKRYFTIGEVSELCGVKPHVLRYWEQEFTQLKPVKRRGNRRYYQHHEVLLIRRIRELLYEQGFTISGARNKLDSRGSAGQEAYDDNTPPPPPPLDREMIRSELLAILSLLK
- a CDS encoding response regulator, which encodes MIRVAICDDHQIVRAGFKQIFSQSDEFSVVAEGSTGREALDFARREICDVLLLDIAMPDQSGIDTLRTIRQGQPDLPVLILSGYPAQQYALNLFKMGANGYLNKECEADELITAVRTVFQGRRYVSSQVGELLAQSFDRDPNTALHTELSDREFQVFLRLARGATVSDIGTALSLSIKTVSTYRTRIMEKMGLQSNSDLTYYAMKNNLLD
- a CDS encoding CHASE3 domain-containing protein, which produces MYFTAKAAPQHRLPLYKTVLCVTCALILIVNGLFLFHNLEALKSANAQVLQSSRVAERLQYLDVLVQDAESSMRGYFISGNEVYLGPTRTVLNQTEAEVRQLQKLLADNPAQLKNLAQLNTLVRRKLTMLNQAVEVYHHGGLAEIVNISRYGDERSGMDEIRLQTVIMIQEQNETLDARSARFYDEYHKALMLGMVINAGAIIVLVMFYQLVRRSYVRQAAVEHALQQSNENLEAMVAQRTEQLSVLSRHLITISEDEKSRLSRELHDEMGANLTSISMDIGAVTQQLQKTHPELAAQLKRARGTLVETVELKRRIIEDLRPSLLDNLGLCAALDSYTDDFTRMTKLPCDTEIGAEVDGIVRAGDASLSIALFRIVQESLTNIRKYAQASEVSVTLKQTEEGLVLRIIDDGIGIASDTLAKPMSHGILGMRERALLLGGTLTIRRGRGDRGTCIEARIPLGNGASVEGSPVKLSLSNPLRQRADDHIPSSPPCSTRRHSVPVQHDPVQ
- a CDS encoding Crp/Fnr family transcriptional regulator, whose product is MNNTQFGISEKSTMPLVGGAREATRPVISYSGTQQNELLAALPRDVLESLFEHLELVQLPFGKELFEYGSKLENVYFPTTAIVSLLYVMEDGATTEIAVVGHEGVVGVSMFPGERAMCTAVVQSAGYGYRLKAQALRDAFNQGGALPQLLMRYNTALFAQMAQNAVGGRHSSIEQKLCRWLLDRLDRSPSNELKVTQEMISIMLGVRRESITAAAGKLQDDGLITYRRGNITVLDRAGLERYAGECYKVAKTEYDRLLVDVAGC
- a CDS encoding type IV pilin protein: MTRSQAGFTLIEVLVTVVIVGILSAVAIPAYSGHVTRSRTAEAFTALGAAQANAEQFWGNNRTYAGYDGASAFPAATPNFTYALSNATASTFTITATGRARMTGFTYTIDQNGTRATTATAGWGTNTACWVDKKGGQCSS
- a CDS encoding pilus assembly FimT family protein — translated: MLQLKPRLRKGGYTLIEVMVGVAILGILLAVGIPNMTDWIAANKARAASGFYLDGLSMARRQAVVHNARSRFILTPGTNGQFDWQVDLCFPVPGTPCADDEGNWSTTAAASAGDPEGTAGFRSVFRSAASLPPSSVLVPSVAPAGASAVYFTELGWVDTTIAGRLARLRLDPSGALAGDVRAAAVAVTLAGMAAQCNPAAAVPDSRACPP
- a CDS encoding type IV pilus modification PilV family protein produces the protein MNRMIRRQQGVALLEALVAVVILALGLLGTIGLQARSYSALADSAMRAEATLAADRLVGIMNNDVANLAAYQVALDATAPAALAAWASETSAAMPGARYSVAVVPEADRTRVEVALHWRRKQGDADSRHLVTAYIR
- a CDS encoding PilW family protein yields the protein MHTARPRQRGFSIVELMVSVVIGLLAVMFATRLMVNGEQSKAASVGGSDAMQNGMLALFSITTDASQAGWGLNDDLLNGCNTRMTDTQGFALAAAMRDGAAITPLAPAVIADGGQGSDSLTLYSGTGLAGVGSTRVWQNYIGGTSIGVDSVAPFGFNQGDVIVVAPEPAGAGCTLAQISAAPAASTLQIAAGAAYRYNTGNLGTNYNGGQARVFNLGAAGKLSFHTWSVANGVLQLRATDLAGTGGQPQAVVGNVVALKAQYGFDTRAGTAFAPKGGMKVGRWSAAMIDADGDGSTGAAGDWQRIAALRIAVIARSAVPERPATRQATCTATTAPLTVFGSAVPAGVNASPAQVALAVPNDTVSWTCYRYRVFETIVPIRNAGWRP
- a CDS encoding pilus assembly PilX family protein — protein: MRHAHIQRGIALPVMLIMLVVMMVSSIYLLRSTNSTALTASNLAYEDALSKAADLGIHTAYNWLNSLPNKNVLYNDVPAAGYVATVNPGAGQGVSNPAFWNGAVTVWDAGRRNQVQYVIHRMCQFTGAYNAVNPANNCTLTAARQNLQARTRAGDSLSSDAPAYQGKPQLHYLITARITGARGGNVMNQAVVMMGP
- a CDS encoding pilus assembly protein: MMNYLTRLLLLALACLPGLPQAATTNIAQVPLLNIAGTGTVKPNLMLLFDNSGSMDQTYTPDYVNDNLCRSRLTLSAGITSCNVGHPPFMSPDFNRQYYNPRIRYQAPIQWDGTYYPDMTAAQTASWTSVPSDGFGRSNTNLYGVSDNAINLVTGFPDLKWCNASDETDCRVNTATYTYPDNSFYNAAAISGGPYYYNITVSEYCRDERLTSCTSVAAGAAAPAGYPVAATVRWCSNRALTTCQAKRVGSYVYPKYSTPPSSAIAHGTITLGTTLSTSAMQIASVTVINPAAPDSPITISNGTVNAANGTTTAARQQALAIQVAAGIIARTGLGANSYWACVRTPTGAPSVPACSSLGIALTSDNVVAVIPVNCAGSTKSLTNCSTIREDSALNTRQGWGLEVDAPSVQTTPATTGQPPTALLRIGGSGSMRNNGSITNIKLGSTQITGTVALKNMSAAQSAVAIVQAINAYATRATHRAYLGGDATTGVCANEPSTTVCVVNINATANGAALTGSVANNNNVAFSTVAATSIVEGIPVTATALSSAPNAFSRVNIVAGRTYPKAAARGDCVAQTSVCTYDEEMTNFANWYAYYKNRLQMMKTSVGIAFAAINANYRVGFVRLSQAGAGSAIDLKPADFTGTARSTWYSTLYNVTSSGSTPIRTALDNVGRMFSNKTPYNYGSGQEVVQFPCQQNFTILTTDGYWNGSSTDNVESNDNQENAARFCTWGRGCVDTRSQSQPSISDVALHWYNGGSSTTTVSLRPDLEPDMTKPGQVPAAEGENTHLHMNTYTLGLGMDGVMTYEANYDTAPKAGGDFYNLITRVQTGCPWNNNGPYVWPNPDVTNAGNTVQERVDDLWHAAINGHGKYFSANEPREVVDGLSSALANMQVTLGAASAAATSTPNISLQDNDIFSDTFTTVKWYGELSDRKIDPTTGIVGTGTVWTTTDTVGEKVAAASDTRSIFMAGTGALKAFRYDGMTAQEKAWFNGQCPDLPQCTLLSTADRALVNSGDNMVNWLRGQQQHANDRIFRAYSMSSDTPSIPIVLGDIASSKPAYVRDPRKAYTDNDYSAFRDAQTAARPVATVYTAANDGMLHAFSAADGEEVWAYVPRITMKKLPALSSTTYATNHQFTTDGSPEVADVYFNGAWRTVLVAGLNAGGRGYYALDITDPRQPKQLWELCADADVCANAVPNLGLSFGNPQFGTWKDGSGAARWVVFLTSGYNNVPGVDGVDTGDGKGYLFIVDIATGAVLKTVTTNSGDTATPSGLAKITAITPDPNGDPLVSYIYGGDNQGQMWRFDLTATNGSVGVLKMGDAGAAQPVTTRPDVTLCAVDGSTEPQRVVLFGTGRLLDVPDTTSTDVQSLYALKDTGTAVNVRGAAMEQQTLSNAGAGTNTSSYQITDDAADLKQKSGWFFDWRLNPGERMNIDPKIVSGVANVVTNLPTSSSSCSVGGTSNAYAVDVCRGVGINGLVVGSTLSNTSAAVGFIIVRLPSGQLKMIATTAKGETLTRPIVELDSEGAHPVGWRRVKGD